A genomic segment from Deinococcus humi encodes:
- a CDS encoding DinB family protein, producing the protein MWRGVLENEIHHRGQGYVYFRALGIMPPDFRAR; encoded by the coding sequence GTGTGGCGCGGCGTCTTGGAGAACGAGATTCATCATCGTGGGCAAGGGTATGTGTACTTCCGGGCTTTGGGAATCATGCCGCCAGATTTCCGAGCGCGTTGA